One window of the Solanum stenotomum isolate F172 chromosome 11, ASM1918654v1, whole genome shotgun sequence genome contains the following:
- the LOC125845154 gene encoding putative disease resistance RPP13-like protein 1, producing the protein MDIGLAVGGAFLSSVLQVLFDRLAPQGELLKMFRRDKHDLRILKKLRMTLLSLQAVLSDAENKQASSPYVSQWLNELQHAVDSAENLIEEVNYEVLRLKVEGDQCQNLGETRHPQASHLSLSLSDDFFLNIKDKLEDNIETLEELQKQIGFLDLKSCLDSGKQETRRPSTSLVDESDIFGRQNEVEELIGRLLSEDANGKNLTVVPIVGMGGVGKTTLAKAVYNDEKVKDHFDLKAWICVSEPYDAVRITNELLQEIRSFDCMSNNTLNQLQIELKESLKGKKFLIVLDDVWNDNYDEWDDLRNTFVQGDTGSKIIVTTRKESVALMMGCGEMNVGTLSSEVSWALFKRHSLENREPEEHTKLEEIGKQIAHKCKGLPLALKAIAGILRSKSEVDEWKDILRSEIWELPSRSNGILPALMLSYNDLPAHLKRCFAFCAIYPKDYLFCKEQVIHLWIANGIVQQLDSGNQFFVELRSRTLFERVRESSEWNPGEFLMHDLVNDLAQIASSNLCIRLEDIKASHMLERTRHLSYSMGDGDFGKLKTLNKLEQLRTLLPINIQRCLCRLSKRGLHDILPRLTSLRALSLSHYKIEELPNDLFIKFKHLRFLDLSWTKIKKLPDSICVLYNLETLLLSHCSYLKELPLQMEKLINLRHLDISKAQLKTPLHLGKLKNLHVLVGAKFFLTGSSGLRIEDLGELHNLYGSLSIIELQNVIDRREAHEAYMREKEDVEKLSLEWSVSIANNSQNERDILDELQPNTNMKELQIAGYRGTKFPNWLADHSFHKLMELSLSYCKDCDSLPALGQLPSLKFLTIRGMHQITEVSEEFYGSLSSKKPFNSLEKLGFAEMPEWKQWHVLGNGEFPILEELWINGCPKLIGKLPENLPSLTRLRISKCPELSLETPIQLSNLKEFKVVGCPKVGVLFDDAQLFTSQLEGMKQIVELSITDCHSLTSLPISILPITLKKIEIHRCRKLKLEMPVSGCCNMFLENLQLHECDSIDDISPELVPRARSLRVEQYCNPRLLIPPGTEELCISLCENLEILIVACGTQMTSLDIYNCKKLKSLPEHMQELLPFLKELTLDKCPEIVSFPEGGLPFNLQVLWINNCKKLVNRRNEWRLQRLPSLRQLGISHDGSDEEVLAGENFELPCSIRCLYISNLKTLSSQLLKSLTSLESLCVNNLPQIQSLLEEGLPLSLSELELYFHHDLHSLPTEGLQRLKWLQSLAIFRCPNLQSLARLGMPSSLSELVIIDCPSLRSLPVNGMPSSISTLTIYKCPLLKPLLEFDKGEYWQKIAHISTINIDGEFQ; encoded by the coding sequence ATGGATATTGGCTTAGCAGTTGGTGGTGCATTTCTCTCTTCAGTCCTGCAAGTCCTATTCGATAGGCTTGCTCCTCAGGGCGAGCTGCTGAAGATGTTTCGAAGGGACAAGCATGATCTTCGGATTTTAAAGAAGCTGAGGATGACTTTGCTCAGTCTTCAGGCTGTACTAAGTGATGCAGAGAATAAGCAAGCATCAAGTCCATACGTGAGTCAGTGGCTTAATGAGCTTCAACATGCTGTGGACAGTGCTGAGAATTTAATTGAAGAAGTCAATTATGAAGTTTTGAGACTAAAGGTGGAAGGTGATCAGTGTCAAAATCTTGGAGAAACACGTCACCCGCAGGCAAGTCACCTCAGCTTGTCCTTGagtgatgatttttttcttaacatAAAGGATAAGTTGGAAGACAACATTGAAACATTGGAGGAGTTGCAAAAGCAAATTGGCTTCCTTGACCTGAAATCGTGTCTTGATTCAGGTAAACAAGAAACTAGAAGACCTTCAACTTCTTTGGTTGATGAATCTGATATCTTTGGTAGGCAAAATGAAGTAGAGGAATTGATAGGCCGTTTATTGTCTGAGGATGCAAATGGAAAAAATTTGACTGTAGTTCCTATTGTTGGAATGGGGGGCGTTGGCAAGACAACACTTGCTAAAGCTGTTTACAATGATGAGAAGGTAAAAGACCATTTTGATTTGAAAGCTTGGATCTGTGTGTCTGAACCATATGATGCTGTCAGAATAACAAATGAGCTACTTCAAGAAATTAGATCATTTGACTGTATGAGTAATAACACCCTTAATCAACTTCAGATCGAATTGAAGGAAAGCTTGAAAGGCAAAAAGTTTCTTATTGTTTTAGATGATgtctggaatgataactatgaTGAGTGGGATGACTTGAGAAATACATTTGTACAAGGAGATACAGGAAGTAAGATCATTGTGACGACACGTAAGGAGAGTGTTGCCTTGATGATGGGCTGTGGGGAAATGAATGTGGGCACTCTCTCTAGTGAAGTCTCTTGGGCTCTATTCAAACGACATTCATTAGAAAACAGGGAACCTGAGGAACATACAAAACTTGAAGAGATCGGAAAACAAATTGCACACAAGTGCAAAGGATTGCCTTTAGCTCTAAAGGCAATTGCTGGTATTTTACGCTCCAAATCCGAGGTGGATGAGTGGAAAGACATTTTAAGAAGTGAAATATGGGAGCTGCCAAGTCGTTCGAATGGAATCTTACCAGCATTGATGTTGAGCTACAATGATCTTCCTGCACATTTGAAGCGGTGTTTTGCTTTTTGTGCAATATATCCGAAAGATTATCTATTTTGCAAAGAACAAGTTATTCACCTGTGGATTGCTAATGGTATTGTACAGCAGTTGGATTCAGGTAACCAATTCTTTGTCGAGTTGAGATCAAGAACATTGTTTGAAAGGGTCCGAGAGTCTTCTGAATGGAATCCGGGGGAATTCTTAATGCATGACCTTGTCAATGATTTGGCCCAAATTGCGTCTTCAAATCTGTGTATCAGGTTGGAAGACATCAAAGCATCTCATATGTTGGAACGAACTCGACACTTGTCATATTCAATGGGTGATGGTGATTTTGGTAAACTGAAAACCCTCAACAAATTGGAGCAATTGAGAACATTGCTTCCCATCAATATCCAGCGGTGTTTATGCCGTCTAAGCAAAAGGGGGCTGCATGACATATTGCCAAGACTAACATCCCTAAGGGCACTATCACTATCTCATTATAAGATTGAGGAGTTGCCGAATGACTTGTTTATCAAATTTAAGCACCTAAGATTTTTGGACCTTTCTTGGACAAAGATAAAAAAGTTGCCAGATTCAATTTGTGTACTGTACAACTTAGAGACACTTCTCTTGTCACATTGTAGTTATCTCAAGGAGCTACCTCTGCAGATGGAAAAATTGATCAACTTGCGTCACCTTGACATTAGCAAAGCTCAATTGAAGACACCTCTACATCTGGGCAAGTTGAAAAATCTCCATGTGCTAGTGGGAGCTAAATTTTTTCTTACTGGTTCCAGTGGTTTGAGAATTGAAGATTTGGGTGAACTACATAACTTATATGGATCTCTATCAATTATAGAGTTGCAAAATGTGATTGATAGAAGGGAAGCTCATGAAGCATACATGAGGGAAAAGGAAGATGTTGAAAAGTTATCATTGGAGTGGAGTGTAAGTATTGCCAACAATTCACAAAATGAAAGAGACATACTTGATGAGCTACAACCAAATACAAACATGAAAGAACTCCAAATTGCCGGATATAGAGggacaaaatttccaaattggCTAGCTGATCATTCATTTCATAAGCTAATGGAATTGTCTCTTAGCTACTGCAAGGACTGTGATTCCTTGCCAGCGCTAGGACAGCTTCCTTCTTTGAAATTCCTCACCATTAGAGGGATGCATCAAATAACAGAGGTGAGTGAAGAGTTCTATGGTAGTTTGTCCTCCAAAAAGCCATTTAACTCCCTTGAGAAGCTTGGCTTTGCAGAGATGCCGGAGTGGAAGCAGTGGCATGTACTGGGTAACGGAGAATTTCCTATACTTGAAGAACTCTGGATTAATGGTTGCCCAAAGTTGATTGGGAAGTTGCCTGAAAATCTTCCTTCTCTGACACGATTGAGAATTTCAAAATGCCCTGAACTCAGTTTGGAGACGCCTATccaactttcaaatttaaaagagtttaaagttgttGGTTGTCCTAAGGTTGGAGTTCTTTTTGATGATGCTCAACTGTTTACATCTCAACTTGAGGGAATGAAGCAGATTGTTGAATTATCTATTACTGATTGTCACTCTCTTACCTCCTTACCTATTAGCATTTTGccaattactttgaaaaaaatagagatacATCGTTGCAGgaaattgaaattggagatGCCAGTTAGCGGATGTTGTAACATGTTTCTGGAGAATTTGCAACTGCATGAATGTGATTCTATAGATGATATATCACCTGAGCTGGTCCCAAGAGCACGTTCTTTGAGGGTAGAGCAATACTGCAACCCAAGGCTTTTGATTCCTCCTGGGACGGAAGaactttgtatttctttatGTGAAAATCTTGAAATACTTATAGTGGCATGTGGGACTCAGATGACATCATTGGATATTTACAACTGCAAGAAGCTGAAGTCGCTGCCTGAGCATATGCAGGAACTCCTTCCATTTCTTAAGGAACTGACGCTGGATAAATGTCCAGAAATAGTGTCCTTTCCAGAAGGAGGATTGCCCTTCAATTTACAAGTCCTTTGGATCAATAATTGCAAGAAACTAGTGAATCGACGCAATGAGTGGCGTTTACAGAGACTCCCCTCTCTGAGACAGTTAGGGATCAGCCATGATGGCAGTGACGAAGAGGTTCTTGCTGGTGAAAACTTTGAGTTGCCTTGTTCTATTCGATGTCTTTACATATCCAATCTGAAAACATTAAGCAGCCAACTTCTCAAAAGTCTCACCTCTCTTGAATCTCTATGTGTTAATAATTTACCTCAAATTCAGTCACTGCTGGAAGAAGGGCTTCCCTTGTCTCTTTCTGAGCTAGAATTATATTTCCATCATGATCTCCATTCGCTACCGACCGAAGGTCTTCAGCGCCTCAAGTGGCTTCAAAGTTTAGCAATTTTTCGCTGTCCTAATCTCCAATCTCTTGCCAGATTGGGGATGCCCTCCTCACTCTCTGAGCTGGTCATTATTGATTGCCCTAGTCTCCGATCACTTCCAGTAAATGGGATGCCCTCTTCCATCTCTACACTAACTATTTACAAATGCCCATTGCTCAAACCTCTCCTAGAATTTGACAAGGGAGAATACTGGCAAAAAATTGCTCATATTTCCACCATAAATATTGATGGAGAATTCCAGTAA
- the LOC125845160 gene encoding serine/arginine-rich splicing factor RS31-like isoform X1 produces MRPIFCGNVEYNARQSELERLFRRYGKVDRVDMKSGFAFVYMDDERDAEDAIRGLDRIEFGRKGRRLRIEWSKEERNGRRPETSRKSSSSVKPSKTLFVINFDPYSTRSRDIERHFDPYGKILNIRIRRNFAFVQYETQEDATRALDATNMSKLMDQVITVEYANKDDDDRRNGFSPDRNHDRGLKRGYDRGRSRSPYGRERGSPDYGRGRARSPSPIRQGRSSPDYGRRPSLNPNHRERDSEYGSGRSPNIRKERNPDHGNGHSPNPRRLRAGSENGEVHSPPEEGLLESGPSPPRVGRRGKYSLDDYRGRSRSPRSKPEEIGSPRYAAAESPLPERHRSLSPPTRERSRS; encoded by the exons ATGAGGCCAATTTTCTGTGGGAATGTTGAGTATAATGCCAGACAGTCAGAGTTGGAGAGGCTTTTCAGAAGATATGGGAAAGTGGATAGAGTGGATATGAAATCTG GTTTTGCTTTTGTGTACATGGATGATGAAAGAGATGCAGAGGATGCTATTCGCGGACTTGACCGTATAGAATTTGGCAGAAAGGGACGCAGACTTCGCATTGAATGGTCAAAG GAAGAGCGTAATGGTAGGAGGCCAGAGACTTCAAGGAAATCTTCATCTAGTGTCAAACCTTCAAAGACTTTGTTTGTCATAAATTTTGATCCATATAGTACTAGGAGCAGGGATATAGAGAGGCACTTTGATCCATATGGAAAAATACTCAATATAAGGATTAGAAGGAATTTTGCATTTGTTCAATATGAAACTCAGGAGGATGCTACTAGAGCCTTGGATGCTACAAACATGAG TAAACTGATGGATCAAGTCATTACAGTTGAATATGCAAATAAAGATGATGATGACAGGAGAAATGGGTTTAGCCCTGATAGAAACCACGATAGGGGTCTTAAGAGAGGTTATGACCGAGGCCGATCTCGGAGTCCTTATGGAAGAGAGAGGGGGAGTCCTGATTATGGTCGTGGACGGGCCCGTAGCCCAAGTCCAATCCGTCAAGGTAGGTCAAGCCCTGATTATGGTCGGCGCCCTAGTTTGAATCCCAATCATAGGGAAAGGGATTCTGAGTATGGCAGTGGCCGTAGTCCAAACATTAGAAAGGAGAGGAACCCTGATCATGGAAATGGCCATAGCCCAAACCCTCGAAGGCTGAGAGCCGGTTCTGAAAATGGTGAGGTGCACAGTCCACCAGAGGAAGGACTTCTGGAATCTGGCCCTAGCCCCCCTAGGGTGGGGAGGAGAGGGAAATATAGCCTCGATGATTATCGTGGCCGTAGCCGTAGCCCAAGGTCTAAACCTGAAGAAATAGGTAGTCCTAGATATGCTGCAGCAGAAAGTCCTCTTCCAGAACGACACAGGAG CCTTTCACCTCCAACTCGAGAAAGATCCCGCTCCTAA
- the LOC125845158 gene encoding vicilin-like seed storage protein At2g28490, whose product MGSYRKFLLILLLLVAISVGTSYEVGEEEKWGEGLFLLHDSKEIVRTDAGVMRVVSKGGFSGGGVSIFQSPMHIGFITMEPNTLFIPQYLNAHLTLFVRRGETRIGHIYKDDFTERRLKEGDVYSIRAGSAFYLVNPAEGQRLHIICSISNSDTLGLYGFQSFFIGGGIYPTSILSGFDTLTLSTAFNVSSEEVSEILTRQLSGAIVPLNTTQSSTPSIWANFLNLEQHQRHDHLKRVVHLEEEASFEEEDEEREQQPTWSLRKFMNNLFGHEGNKRKKGDEGRRGSGKGPDSYNLFDRKPDYKNDYGWSLALDQSEYSPLKHSDIGVYLVNLSAGAMMAPHINPTATEYGIVLRGSGSIQIVYPNGTLAMNAIVNEGDVFWVPRYFPFCQIASRTGPFEFFGFTTTARKNMPQFLVGQNSILQSMRGPEFAAAFGVSEERLRKILDAQREAVIFPSASVALRPMDPRGEEEEGERGEKGKEKEKMKDVMKIPEVIKSLGNDMMMGFA is encoded by the exons ATGGGAAGTTACAGAAAGTTTCTTTTGATCTTATTGTTACTAGTAGCGATCTCTGTTGGTACTTCTTATGAAGTGGGAGAAGAGGAAAAATGGGGAGAAGGGTTGTTTTTGTTGCATGATTCAAAGGAGATAGTGAGGACTGATGCTGGAGTTATGAGAGTTGTGAGTAAGGGTGGATTTAGTGGTGGTGGGGTTTCTATATTTCAGAGTCCAATGCATATTGGTTTTATCACCATGGAACCTAATACTCTTTTCATCCCTCAGTATTTGAATGCTCATCTTACACTCTTTGTTCGTAGAG GGGAAACAAGAATTGGGCATATCTACAAGGATGACTTTACTGAAAGGCGATTGAAGGAAGGAGATGTATACAGCATTCGTGCAGGATCTGCTTTTTATCTGGTTAATCCAGCTGAAGGGCAAAGACTCCATATCATTTGCAGCATTAGCAACTCCGACACCTTGGGATTGTATGGTTTTCAG TCTTTCTTCATTGGTGGTGGAATCTATCCAACATCTATTCTTAGTGGATTTGACACTCTTACATTATCAACAGCATTCAAT GTATCATCTGAAGAAGTGAGTGAGATCTTGACAAGACAACTTTCTGGTGCAATTGTACCTCTGAACACTACTCAGTCTTCTACACCAAGCATATGGGCCAATTTCTTGAATCTTGAGCAGCACCAGAGACATGATCACCTAAAGAGAGTAGTGCATTTGGAGGAAGAAGCtagttttgaagaagaagatgaggaaAGGGAGCAACAGCCAACATGGTCTTTGAGGAAGTTTATGAATAATCTTTTTGGTCATGaaggaaataaaagaaagaaaggtGATGAAGGACGTAGAGGCAGCGGCAAAGGTCCAGATTCCTACAACCTGTTTGATAGAAAGCCAGATTACAAGAATGATTATGGATGGAGCTTGGCCTTGGATCAATCTGAGTATTCTCCATTGAAACACTCTGACATCGGCGTCTACCTCGTCAATCTTTCAGCG GGAGCTATGATGGCACCACACATTAATCCAACAGCAACAGAGTATGGAATAGTGTTGAGAGGAAGTGGCAGCATCCAAATCGTGTATCCAAACGGGACATTAGCAATGAACGCTATAGTAAACGAAGGAGATGTATTCTGGGTGCCAAGGTACTTCCCCTTCTGTCAAATTGCATCAAGAACAGGACCGTTCGAGTTCTTTGGATTCACGACGACAGCAAGGAAGAACATGCCACAGTTCTTGGTGGGTCAGAATTCGATACTTCAGAGCATGAGAGGACCTGAATTTGCAGCTGCATTTGGTGTTAGTGAAGAGAGGTTAAGGAAGATTTTGGATGCTCAGCGTGAGGCGGTAATTTTTCCGTCAGCGTCGGTGGCTCTGAGACCGATGGATCCGAGGGGGGAGGAGGAAGAGGGAGAAAGAGGAGAGAAgggaaaagagaaggagaagatgaaggatGTGATGAAGATACCAGAAGTGATTAAGAGCTTAGGCAATGACATGATGATGGGATTTGCTTAG
- the LOC125845160 gene encoding serine/arginine-rich splicing factor RS40-like isoform X2, with the protein MDDERDAEDAIRGLDRIEFGRKGRRLRIEWSKEERNGRRPETSRKSSSSVKPSKTLFVINFDPYSTRSRDIERHFDPYGKILNIRIRRNFAFVQYETQEDATRALDATNMSKLMDQVITVEYANKDDDDRRNGFSPDRNHDRGLKRGYDRGRSRSPYGRERGSPDYGRGRARSPSPIRQGRSSPDYGRRPSLNPNHRERDSEYGSGRSPNIRKERNPDHGNGHSPNPRRLRAGSENGEVHSPPEEGLLESGPSPPRVGRRGKYSLDDYRGRSRSPRSKPEEIGSPRYAAAESPLPERHRSLSPPTRERSRS; encoded by the exons ATGGATGATGAAAGAGATGCAGAGGATGCTATTCGCGGACTTGACCGTATAGAATTTGGCAGAAAGGGACGCAGACTTCGCATTGAATGGTCAAAG GAAGAGCGTAATGGTAGGAGGCCAGAGACTTCAAGGAAATCTTCATCTAGTGTCAAACCTTCAAAGACTTTGTTTGTCATAAATTTTGATCCATATAGTACTAGGAGCAGGGATATAGAGAGGCACTTTGATCCATATGGAAAAATACTCAATATAAGGATTAGAAGGAATTTTGCATTTGTTCAATATGAAACTCAGGAGGATGCTACTAGAGCCTTGGATGCTACAAACATGAG TAAACTGATGGATCAAGTCATTACAGTTGAATATGCAAATAAAGATGATGATGACAGGAGAAATGGGTTTAGCCCTGATAGAAACCACGATAGGGGTCTTAAGAGAGGTTATGACCGAGGCCGATCTCGGAGTCCTTATGGAAGAGAGAGGGGGAGTCCTGATTATGGTCGTGGACGGGCCCGTAGCCCAAGTCCAATCCGTCAAGGTAGGTCAAGCCCTGATTATGGTCGGCGCCCTAGTTTGAATCCCAATCATAGGGAAAGGGATTCTGAGTATGGCAGTGGCCGTAGTCCAAACATTAGAAAGGAGAGGAACCCTGATCATGGAAATGGCCATAGCCCAAACCCTCGAAGGCTGAGAGCCGGTTCTGAAAATGGTGAGGTGCACAGTCCACCAGAGGAAGGACTTCTGGAATCTGGCCCTAGCCCCCCTAGGGTGGGGAGGAGAGGGAAATATAGCCTCGATGATTATCGTGGCCGTAGCCGTAGCCCAAGGTCTAAACCTGAAGAAATAGGTAGTCCTAGATATGCTGCAGCAGAAAGTCCTCTTCCAGAACGACACAGGAG CCTTTCACCTCCAACTCGAGAAAGATCCCGCTCCTAA